The proteins below are encoded in one region of Helianthus annuus cultivar XRQ/B chromosome 2, HanXRQr2.0-SUNRISE, whole genome shotgun sequence:
- the LOC110914236 gene encoding subtilisin-like protease SBT3: protein MADSFQMASHLSLCLCLLSLLVLANTETYIVHMDLAAKPTAFSSHHSWFSTTLESITTTSTTITPSSSSKLVYSYTNAINGFTATLSPSELELIKNTPGYLYTIKDTTVQLDTTHSTQFLGLNSKSGAWPVSNYGKDVIIGLVDSGIWPESESFNDHGMSSVPSRWKGECEVGFQFNSSLCNKKLIGARYFNKGLLSNRPNLTLSMNSARDTDGHGTHTSSTAAGGYVKCASYFGYGMGTATGVAPYARVAMYKAVWDEGVFVSDILAAIDQAIFDGVDVLSLSFGKGGLPLHQDPIAIAAFAALEKGIFVSTSAGNEGPALRSLHNGTPWVLTVAASTIDREFTGMLTLGNGVAVMGLALYPGKSSLSQVPIDYIGACQNDFNYKNVDRKIIVCFDNNNTLSEQFYNVESSNVSGAIFITNSSDVEFFMQSTYPALFLDLESGKTVMNYLQNLNNKEAKASIKFHGTRLGTKPAPRVASYSSRGPSNSCPVVLKPDITAPGSLILAAWPDSISPTIIKKDLGTGTVELYSKLKILSGTSMSCPHASGVAALIKAAHPKWTPSAIRSAMMTTSDILDNTNKPIQDIGEFNNPATPLAIGSGHVAPNKALNPGLVYDINTQDYVNLLCGLNYTKIQIQAITRSSNVNCSNPSLDINYPSFIAYFDANTHSDKVIHEFKRTVTYVAFGPSTFKAKLTAVGRLNVSVTPEKLSFRSTNEKKTYKLRIEGPYNMEDEVVYGYLSWIDSKGKFVVRSPIVATSLPSTTDTF from the coding sequence ATGGCAGATTCATTCCAAATGGCTAGCCATCTTTCTTTGTGTTTGTGCCTACTCTCACTTCTAGTTTTAGCGAACACTGAAACTTATATAGTTCACATGGACTTAGCCGCCAAGCCCACTGCATTTTCTAGCCATCATAGCTGGTTCTCCACCACACTTgaatccatcaccaccacctcaACCACCATAACACCTTCTTCATCCTCTAAACTTGTGTATAGTTACACAAATGCAATCAATGGCTTCACTGCCACTCTATCTCCATCTGAGCTGGAGCTCATTAAAAACACACCAGGTTATCTTTACACTATTAAAGACACTACAGTTCAACTTGACACCACTCACTCCACTCAATTCCTTGGACTGAATTCAAAATCCGGTGCATGGCCGGTTTCAAATTACGGGAAAGATGTTATCATCGGACTCGTGGACAGTGGAATTTGGCCAGAAAGTGAGAGTTTTAACGACCATGGGATGAGTTCAGTTCCATCCAGATGGAAAGGTGAATGTGAAGTTGGATTCCAGTTCAATTCCTCTTTGTGCAATAAGAAACTAATCGGTGCGCGATATTTCAACAAAGGGCTTTTATCAAACCGTCCCAACTTAACTCTTTCCATGAACTCCGCTCGTGATACGGATGGACATGGGACCCATACGTCGTCGACGGCTGCTGGGGGTTACGTGAAATGTGCATCGTATTTTGGGTATGGAATGGGTACAGCCACCGGTGTGGCACCATATGCCCGTGTAGCTATGTATAAAGCTGTTTGGGATGAAGGTGTATTCGTTTCGGACATTCTTGCTGCCATTGATCAAGCAATCTTTGACGGCGTTGATGTGCTATCCTTGTCATTTGGTAAGGGTGGTCTTCCGTTACACCAAGACCCGATTGCCATAGCTGCATTCGCAGCActtgaaaagggtatttttgtgTCTACATCCGCTGGAAATGAGGGACCTGCTTTAAGATCACTCCACAATGGGACACCATGGGTTCTCACAGTCGCAGCCAGTACAATCGATCGTGAATTCACTGGAATGTTAACTCTTGGCAATGGAGTTGCGGTTATGGGTTTAGCGCTTTATCCCGGAAAGTCAAGTTTGAGCCAAGTCCCAATTGACTACATTGGGGCTTGCCAGAACGATTTCAATTATAAAAATGTTGATCGAAAGATTATCGTGTGTTTCGACAATAACAACACACTTTCGGAACAATTTTATAATGTCGAAAGCTCAAATGTTTCAGGAGCTATTTTCATCACAAATAGCAGTGATGTCGAATTCTTTATGCAAAGCACATATCCGGCCTTGTTTTTGGATCTTGAATCCGGAAAAACTGTCATGAACTATTTGCAAAACCTCAACAATAAGGAAGCGAAAGCGAGTATAAAGTTCCATGGGACACGTCTCGGGACGAAGCCAGCACCAAGGGTGGCTAGCTATAGCTCACGAGGTCCGTCTAACAGTTGCCCGGTTGTCTTAAAGCCAGATATCACAGCACCCGGTTCACTAATACTGGCAGCGTGGCCCGATAGCATATCACCTACCATCATCAAGAAAGATCTTGGTACAGGAACCGTAGAACTTTATAGTAAACTTAAGATATTATCAGGCACTTCTATGTCATGCCCTCATGCCAGTGGAGTAGCAGCTTTAATAAAAGCTGCCCACCCCAAATGGACGCCATCCGCCATCCGATCAGCCATGATGACTACATCAGACATTCTGGACAATACAAATAAACCAATTCAAGATATCGGTGAATTCAACAATCCAGCAACCCCTTTAGCCATTGGTTCAGGCCATGTTGCACCCAACAAGGCCTTGAACCCTGGACTTGTATACGATATCAACACACAAGATTATGTTAATCTTCTTTGCGGGTTAAATTATACGAAGATTCAAATTCAGGCTATTACAAGATCATCTAATGTGAATTGCTCCAACCCATCTTTGGACATAAACTACCCTTCATTCATTGCCTATTTTGATGCAAACACACATTCGGATAAAGTTATTCATGAGTTTAAACGAACAGTGACTTATGTAGCATTCGGACCTTCAACATTTAAGGCAAAACTGACTGCGGTTGGTAGATTAAATGTCAGTGTCACACCAGAGAAATTGAGTTTCCGATCAACAAATGAGAAGAAAACCTACAAGTTAAGAATAGAAGGTCCCTATAACATGGAAGATGAAGTGGTCTATGGTTATTTGAGTTGGATTGACAGTAAAGGAAAGTTTGTAGTCAGAAGTCCAATTGTAGCTACAAGCCTACCAAGCACCACAGATACATTCTAA